A genomic segment from Streptosporangium roseum DSM 43021 encodes:
- a CDS encoding C39 family peptidase yields MVTLLPADLSRVVLHRWTDVAPHESGLADYRDPFGGATRTWEYTRWTGEERAIGFPATELVPSWAASTPPGTWLEVGLQARTVEGDLTKWYVMGRWAEGDGDIHRTSLPGQGDEDGDVAVDTYVATRPVVAYRLRFTLYGSGAEVHRAGVMASAVPARATVPVSPPGEAGGVELDVPRRSQKVHTGHFPEWDGGGENWCSPASMSMVLAYWERGPRRDDLSWVSADDPCPAVDHAARDMYDHSYQGTGNWPFGVAYAGRYGLEGFVTRLRSLTELERLVHAGIPVITSQSFRDHELPGSGYSTGGHIMVVVGFTPSGDVIANDPAAPGDDTVRRIYPRAAFENVWLRSSGSGGIVHVVHPPGLPLPPSDGNW; encoded by the coding sequence GTGGTCACCCTGCTGCCTGCCGATCTGAGCCGCGTCGTCCTCCACCGGTGGACGGATGTGGCCCCGCACGAGAGCGGGCTGGCCGACTACCGCGACCCGTTCGGCGGCGCCACCAGGACCTGGGAGTACACCCGCTGGACCGGCGAGGAGAGAGCCATCGGCTTCCCCGCGACCGAGCTGGTGCCGTCATGGGCGGCGAGCACCCCGCCGGGGACCTGGCTGGAGGTCGGGCTGCAGGCCCGCACCGTCGAAGGCGACCTCACCAAGTGGTACGTGATGGGCCGCTGGGCCGAGGGCGACGGCGACATCCACCGGACCTCCCTGCCCGGCCAGGGCGACGAGGACGGTGACGTCGCGGTGGACACCTACGTGGCCACCAGGCCGGTCGTCGCCTACCGGCTGAGGTTCACCCTGTACGGCTCGGGCGCGGAGGTCCACCGGGCCGGGGTGATGGCCTCGGCGGTGCCCGCGCGGGCGACGGTGCCGGTGAGCCCGCCCGGGGAGGCCGGGGGCGTGGAGCTGGACGTGCCGCGCCGGTCGCAGAAGGTCCACACGGGGCACTTCCCCGAATGGGACGGCGGCGGGGAGAACTGGTGCAGCCCCGCCTCGATGAGCATGGTGCTCGCCTACTGGGAGCGCGGCCCCCGCCGGGACGACCTGTCCTGGGTCTCGGCGGACGACCCCTGCCCGGCCGTGGACCACGCCGCCCGCGACATGTACGACCACAGCTACCAGGGCACCGGGAACTGGCCGTTCGGCGTCGCCTACGCCGGCCGGTACGGCCTGGAGGGATTCGTCACCCGGCTGCGCTCGCTCACCGAGCTGGAGCGCCTGGTCCACGCCGGCATCCCGGTGATCACCTCGCAGTCGTTCCGGGACCACGAGCTGCCCGGCTCGGGGTACTCCACCGGCGGCCACATCATGGTCGTCGTCGGCTTCACCCCGAGCGGTGACGTCATCGCCAACGACCCCGCCGCACCGGGCGACGACACGGTGCGCCGGATCTACCCGAGGGCCGCGTTCGAGAACGTCTGGCTCCGCAGTTCCGGCAGCGGGGGGATCGTGCACGTCGTCCACCCGCCCGGCCTTCCCCTGCCCCCCTCCGACGGCAATTGGTGA
- a CDS encoding TetR/AcrR family transcriptional regulator, giving the protein MTLPNPSPGGPGVPGTARPSSQGARRPRADAQRNRARILAAAEAVFAEKGPSASTDEVAARAELAIGTVFKHFPTKQALQQALMRDLLSDLTREVQALTTDGDPATSLFGFMTRVVEQAAQKKTVVGLLADTGVVLQVADSLLLLRDGLEGLLARSQQAGAVREDARADEVIALITGFSQGALHARWDRDLRHRTLALVFDGLRPPGARRSSRPAAGSPGCAP; this is encoded by the coding sequence ATGACTCTTCCGAATCCGTCTCCCGGCGGGCCGGGCGTCCCCGGCACCGCGAGACCGAGCTCCCAGGGCGCCAGGAGGCCGCGCGCCGACGCCCAGCGCAACCGGGCGCGCATCCTGGCCGCGGCCGAGGCGGTCTTCGCCGAGAAGGGGCCGTCGGCGTCGACCGACGAGGTCGCGGCCAGGGCTGAGCTGGCGATCGGCACGGTCTTCAAGCACTTCCCGACCAAGCAGGCCCTGCAGCAGGCCCTGATGAGAGACCTCCTGTCCGACCTCACGCGGGAGGTGCAGGCGCTCACCACCGACGGCGACCCCGCCACGTCCCTGTTCGGCTTCATGACCCGCGTGGTCGAGCAGGCGGCCCAGAAGAAGACCGTCGTCGGTCTCCTGGCCGATACCGGCGTCGTCCTCCAGGTCGCCGACTCGCTGCTGCTCCTGCGCGACGGGCTGGAGGGGCTTCTGGCCCGCTCCCAGCAGGCCGGCGCCGTCCGCGAGGACGCCCGCGCCGACGAGGTGATCGCCCTGATCACCGGCTTCTCCCAGGGCGCGCTGCACGCCCGCTGGGACCGTGATCTCCGGCACCGCACCCTCGCCCTCGTGTTCGACGGGCTCCGCCCGCCCGGAGCGCGCCGGTCCTCACGACCCGCGGCCGGATCGCCGGGATGCGCCCCCTGA
- a CDS encoding dipeptidase, protein MQPPNPRYQGYRSFDYLEPHADFKVFDLAPEIDRVPAYDLGLSAEQSARVSRLLTEHMAISLHEHPKVLTADVTLLRDYNRTGRNVLGYEGLARSGMTALFDNFMNGTNCVTSEHGWKWDDVIYDLGLRFADIAKQDFVVLARTVEEIEKAKAGGQLALVAGLEAATMIENELDRLDILYGFGVRQIGVAYSQANQLGSGLAERADAGLTNFGRRAVERMNRLGMAIDISHSGDRTCLEVIEHSAVPVFITHAGARAVWPTNRMKPDEVIRACAERGGVIGLEAAPHTTLSEEHREHSLESVMDHFTYCVDLVGIDHVAFGPDTNFGDHVGLHDSFTGHLSIGQAHGHVEHPRVPYVAGMENPAENFTNIVGWLVKHGYGDDDISKVIGGNILRVLKEVW, encoded by the coding sequence ATGCAGCCCCCCAATCCCCGCTACCAGGGATACCGGTCGTTCGACTATCTGGAGCCACACGCCGACTTCAAGGTCTTCGACCTCGCCCCCGAAATCGACCGTGTTCCGGCGTACGACCTGGGCCTGTCGGCCGAGCAGTCCGCGCGGGTCAGCCGCCTCCTGACCGAGCACATGGCCATCTCGCTGCACGAGCACCCCAAGGTCCTGACCGCGGACGTCACGCTGCTGCGCGACTACAACCGGACCGGACGCAACGTGCTCGGGTACGAGGGCCTGGCGCGTTCGGGCATGACCGCGCTCTTCGACAACTTCATGAACGGCACCAACTGCGTCACCAGCGAGCACGGCTGGAAGTGGGACGACGTCATCTACGACCTCGGCCTGCGCTTCGCCGACATCGCCAAGCAGGACTTCGTCGTCCTGGCCCGCACGGTCGAGGAGATCGAGAAGGCCAAGGCGGGCGGGCAGCTCGCGCTGGTGGCCGGGCTGGAGGCGGCGACGATGATCGAGAATGAGCTCGATCGTCTGGACATCCTGTACGGCTTCGGGGTCCGTCAGATCGGTGTCGCGTATTCGCAGGCCAACCAGTTGGGTTCGGGGTTGGCCGAGCGGGCCGATGCCGGTCTGACCAATTTCGGCCGTCGTGCGGTGGAGCGGATGAACCGGCTCGGTATGGCGATCGACATCTCGCACTCGGGTGACCGTACGTGTCTGGAGGTCATCGAGCATTCGGCGGTGCCGGTCTTCATCACGCATGCCGGTGCTCGTGCGGTGTGGCCGACCAACCGGATGAAGCCCGATGAGGTGATCAGGGCGTGTGCCGAGCGTGGTGGTGTGATCGGTCTGGAGGCGGCTCCGCACACCACGCTGTCGGAGGAGCATCGCGAGCACTCGCTGGAGTCGGTGATGGATCACTTCACCTACTGCGTGGACCTGGTGGGCATCGACCACGTCGCCTTCGGCCCCGACACCAACTTCGGTGACCACGTGGGGCTGCACGACTCCTTCACCGGTCACCTCTCGATCGGCCAGGCCCACGGACACGTCGAGCACCCGCGCGTGCCGTATGTGGCCGGTATGGAGAACCCGGCGGAGAACTTCACCAACATCGTCGGCTGGCTCGTCAAGCACGGCTACGGCGACGACGACATCAGCAAGGTCATCGGCGGGAACATCCTGCGCGTACTCAAGGAAGTCTGGTGA